The following proteins are co-located in the Thermodesulforhabdaceae bacterium genome:
- a CDS encoding SPOR domain-containing protein, giving the protein MATKGLYLQRGIKKERKSHRKLILLLAILIAFGVLISPLLWKKSRLKHSVEKSSVTAPISSEQEARRSQQNVVTGKIPKTTLVTASQDVNAPKESLPTGGALTDDKSKLEPQPSKTSTVSSDLVASSEVASQKAVTVPSEPSSTPPASHGVEKQQNIYELRSELQRKEAAEDKKAKEMVAQSALKEMPLSGSGGETASAGSTGKHTIVSLLAPEGKKQQEKPSPDKTTSKPTPMTPKDKTSATPKPQQEASVTSKPLKPATEAEKTGSSTSDREASYWIQVGAYREEANAKKVKGLIDALGYEAILKQSSHPKLGTIYIVRVPIKGSKADAQKAISVISQKTGDKPFLMEAR; this is encoded by the coding sequence ATGGCAACCAAGGGACTTTATCTTCAAAGAGGCATAAAAAAAGAGCGAAAAAGCCATCGTAAACTTATTCTTTTACTTGCCATTCTGATCGCCTTTGGTGTTTTGATTTCACCTCTTTTGTGGAAAAAATCCAGATTAAAACACTCGGTAGAAAAATCCTCCGTAACGGCACCCATAAGCTCCGAACAGGAGGCACGACGCTCACAACAAAACGTGGTCACAGGAAAAATTCCTAAAACAACCCTGGTTACCGCTTCCCAGGATGTTAATGCACCTAAAGAATCGCTTCCTACCGGGGGAGCTTTAACGGATGATAAGTCAAAGCTAGAGCCTCAGCCGTCCAAAACATCTACCGTTTCTTCCGATTTAGTCGCATCTTCTGAAGTTGCATCCCAAAAAGCTGTTACCGTGCCTTCCGAACCGTCTTCAACTCCACCGGCTTCCCATGGCGTTGAAAAACAGCAAAATATTTATGAACTTCGGTCCGAACTTCAGCGAAAGGAAGCTGCAGAGGATAAAAAAGCTAAAGAGATGGTGGCTCAGAGTGCCTTAAAGGAAATGCCCCTTTCCGGTTCTGGTGGAGAAACTGCATCGGCTGGTTCAACAGGGAAACACACTATTGTGAGTCTTCTTGCTCCTGAAGGCAAAAAACAACAAGAAAAACCTTCTCCCGATAAAACCACTTCCAAGCCTACTCCAATGACACCCAAGGATAAAACGTCTGCTACTCCAAAACCACAACAGGAAGCATCTGTCACATCAAAACCGTTAAAACCTGCGACTGAAGCTGAAAAAACAGGTTCATCTACATCAGATCGTGAAGCTTCCTACTGGATTCAGGTAGGGGCTTATCGCGAAGAAGCAAACGCAAAGAAAGTTAAGGGTCTGATTGATGCTCTGGGATACGAAGCGATTCTTAAGCAGAGTTCCCATCCAAAGCTTGGGACGATTTACATTGTGCGAGTTCCCATAAAGGGAAGTAAAGCCGATGCGCAGAAGGCTATCTCTGTGATTTCGCAAAAAACAGGGGACAAACCATTTCTTATGGAAGCGAGATAA
- a CDS encoding 4Fe-4S dicluster domain-containing protein translates to MKNSNKTSQTHLVYLRLTLLWIFVLAWLMALLHGPRGTSNSDILMESFPAILQIGPAIVRLFLAPSIQWGFFLSLLGLLTTISITVAFGRWYCGSLCPMGILQDLSFRISKKFKKSRRFSFHKPQHAVPWAIIVLISYGLMRGYGLLYTMFEPYGVALRPFALAMEPLARRLSYQTLHSQYSTFASATFLLASTWLALFLVVAFFRGRFFCRHLCPVGAILESCALGTKARLQMDPSTCVSCGRCESICRAVCIDSTKQFIDYRRCVLCFDCLSECPKGAIKYEQVREKAPEISTTTAEVSDRRGFIKLIPMLLLVGTWILIEPGIRRKAQSSAEIFIGSYERHVAIPPGAGSIERFISRCVGCGLCEAVCPSGVIQLSSSVQGIAHPALPVLNYGRGYCQYECRRCMAVCPTGALSLMPLEDKKRLRVGISHIVRGRCIMVRYGRPCGACAEHCPTGAISILERSRGRGRGRTIGEPIIDESVCIGCGACETVCPAQPRKAIYVEGLATHEKILTVSSKPVKSQEGERKFPF, encoded by the coding sequence TTGAAAAACTCTAACAAAACATCCCAAACTCATCTGGTATATTTACGGCTAACACTGCTGTGGATCTTCGTTCTAGCCTGGCTAATGGCTCTCCTTCATGGTCCTCGCGGCACATCCAATAGCGACATTCTTATGGAGTCTTTTCCCGCTATTCTCCAAATTGGACCTGCAATTGTCCGACTTTTCCTTGCTCCTTCGATCCAATGGGGATTTTTCCTGAGCTTATTAGGGCTTCTAACAACAATTTCTATTACAGTAGCTTTTGGCAGGTGGTATTGTGGATCTCTCTGCCCCATGGGGATTCTCCAAGATCTTTCATTTCGCATATCAAAAAAGTTCAAAAAATCCCGTCGTTTTAGCTTCCATAAACCTCAACATGCAGTTCCATGGGCTATTATCGTTCTAATTAGCTACGGACTGATGCGGGGGTATGGGCTTCTTTACACTATGTTCGAGCCCTATGGAGTTGCTCTACGTCCCTTCGCTCTTGCTATGGAACCTCTCGCCAGAAGACTTTCCTACCAAACCCTGCATTCCCAATACTCCACATTCGCTTCGGCAACCTTCTTACTAGCTTCTACCTGGCTAGCTCTTTTCCTTGTTGTGGCTTTTTTTCGGGGACGTTTCTTTTGCCGCCATCTATGTCCGGTGGGAGCCATCCTTGAATCGTGCGCACTTGGAACTAAAGCCAGACTCCAGATGGATCCTTCAACCTGCGTCAGTTGTGGACGATGTGAATCTATCTGTCGAGCCGTGTGTATAGATTCAACAAAACAGTTTATAGATTATCGACGATGTGTGCTTTGCTTCGATTGCCTTTCTGAGTGTCCCAAAGGGGCTATAAAATACGAGCAGGTAAGAGAAAAGGCACCTGAAATTTCAACCACCACAGCGGAAGTTTCCGATCGCAGAGGATTCATCAAACTTATACCGATGCTTCTACTGGTTGGAACATGGATCTTGATCGAACCAGGCATACGCAGAAAAGCTCAAAGTAGCGCGGAAATCTTTATCGGATCTTACGAGCGTCATGTAGCCATCCCGCCTGGAGCTGGTTCCATAGAAAGATTCATAAGTCGTTGTGTTGGTTGCGGACTCTGCGAAGCTGTGTGCCCTTCTGGAGTCATTCAACTTTCATCGTCAGTTCAGGGTATCGCTCATCCAGCTCTCCCAGTGCTAAACTACGGGCGGGGCTACTGTCAGTATGAATGTCGCAGATGTATGGCTGTATGCCCTACAGGAGCTCTAAGCTTGATGCCTTTAGAAGACAAAAAACGCCTTCGAGTGGGAATCAGCCACATCGTAAGAGGGCGTTGCATCATGGTAAGATATGGAAGACCATGCGGCGCCTGTGCCGAACATTGCCCAACAGGTGCGATAAGCATCCTGGAAAGGTCAAGAGGTCGAGGTAGAGGACGCACAATAGGAGAACCGATAATAGATGAATCGGTCTGTATAGGCTGTGGTGCCTGTGAAACCGTATGTCCCGCTCAACCCAGAAAAGCCATTTACGTGGAAGGACTTGCCACCCATGAAAAGATTCTTACAGTTTCATCGAAGCCAGTAAAAAGCCAGGAGGGGGAAAGAAAGTTTCCTTTTTAG
- a CDS encoding DUF362 domain-containing protein, producing MNEKNLNKADEQSLEVSRRDLIRGALWVTAVMMVQPVIPLKFALASDAEKNQAGKNPATKPLLVAVKGGSYEERVDRALEALGGIKQWVGKGSRVVVKPNIGWNVAPEGAANTHPRVVKRIVEQCISAGAKEVLVFDHTCDSWQAAYKNSGIEEAVKSAGGKIIPANSESLYEKKEIPGASTLKEVKVHGEYLNADVIINVPILKNHSGAGMTCALKNLMGVVWDRAYYHLHGLDTCIAEFALLRIPTLTVVDAGTIMKTGGPRGNPKSVFERQDMLIASTDPVACDIASALTLGKKPEELGYIDKAAKLGIGVNSLENAEVRRIAV from the coding sequence ATGAATGAGAAAAATCTTAACAAAGCCGATGAACAGTCTTTGGAAGTCTCAAGAAGGGATCTAATCCGTGGAGCTTTATGGGTAACAGCTGTGATGATGGTTCAACCAGTTATTCCACTAAAATTTGCTCTTGCTTCGGATGCGGAAAAAAATCAAGCGGGCAAGAATCCCGCAACAAAACCTCTTCTTGTTGCTGTAAAGGGCGGAAGCTACGAGGAGCGAGTCGATCGTGCACTGGAAGCTCTCGGAGGCATTAAACAATGGGTTGGAAAAGGCTCCCGAGTAGTAGTAAAACCAAATATCGGTTGGAACGTAGCTCCTGAAGGAGCCGCCAATACCCACCCACGAGTAGTCAAGCGAATCGTTGAACAGTGCATATCAGCAGGAGCCAAAGAAGTGCTGGTTTTTGATCACACCTGCGATTCCTGGCAAGCCGCATATAAAAACAGCGGAATTGAAGAAGCTGTTAAATCAGCGGGAGGAAAAATCATCCCAGCTAATTCGGAATCACTCTACGAAAAAAAGGAAATCCCTGGGGCATCCACTCTGAAAGAAGTAAAAGTTCACGGAGAATATCTCAACGCCGACGTGATCATCAATGTTCCTATACTCAAGAACCACAGCGGAGCCGGCATGACCTGCGCATTGAAAAACCTTATGGGGGTTGTCTGGGATCGAGCCTATTACCACTTGCACGGACTGGATACCTGCATTGCCGAATTTGCTCTTCTTCGAATTCCAACTCTTACTGTTGTAGATGCAGGAACCATAATGAAAACTGGTGGACCTAGAGGCAACCCGAAGAGCGTATTCGAACGGCAAGATATGCTCATCGCATCCACCGATCCCGTAGCATGCGACATAGCATCAGCTCTAACGCTGGGCAAAAAACCGGAAGAACTGGGCTATATAGATAAAGCTGCCAAACTGGGAATAGGAGTAAACTCTCTTGAGAACGCTGAAGTCAGGAGGATCGCTGTTTGA